Below is a window of Mangifera indica cultivar Alphonso unplaced genomic scaffold, CATAS_Mindica_2.1 Un_0009, whole genome shotgun sequence DNA.
GTTGCTTTGGAGCCTATTTTAAACATCCTCCagcctttcttttgcttctacCACCTTCtctgaaattctccaaaatCCATCCCTATTTAGCCTCCTTAACTCACCCTTTAATCTCTTAAGTTTGTTGATGAGATTATACATAGGGTTGCCTTCAATGTCCCCTTTCCAAACCTCCCTCACAATACTAAGGAAGCTTTTATGatttgcccacatgttgtagaatttaaaagggacATTTCTTCTCTCTTCACAGCCCCCACAAGTCACAATACATGGGGAATGATTAGAGATATTAGGGTTGAGAAAGATGGCTAATGATTCCGCAAAAACATCTTTCCAATGTTTGTTCACAGGAGCTCTATCCAActtgcatgctatcctcctatgcccttcactacaattactccaagtgagttGATTTCCCATATACTGAAGATCATCTAGTTTAGCCTCTCTACAACACTTATTTAAGTCATCGCAATATGTATCTCCCCATGACACCCCTCCAAGTTTCTCATTCGGACCTCTAATTGCATTGAAATTGCCCATGATTAGCCACGGTTTCCTCCCCATCTGATTTGAGTACCTAACTATTTCCCTCCAAAGGCTTCTCATTTCCAACAGTTGGTTAAACCCATATACTATAGTTATAGCTATATGAGTGTTCTCCTTTACTAACCAAGTCTCCCTATGAATAAATTAAGGGTTCTTCCCTATAATGTCTAATATGATGGTGTCTTTATTCCACcatacccaaattctcccattggggtgtatatcattattattgtcatactcccactccttccaaatattaccattcactctaattaaattatcatccCTACTTTTGTTTCCAACACAGCCATTAATGTTATTATTCTTAATGAAGTGTcttacctccctttgcttgataggagcattaaggcccctaatattccagcttACAACCTTGGTCATTTGGATAATGGGGGAGAGGGATTTGCTTTCTTAAGCTTAgccaatttcttccccaagttcaTACTCTTCATATCTACATCCTTTTTCCTaagatccatctcatccacctttagCTTACCACCAAATGGGACGATTGTTGCAGAGTCCTCATTTTCCGTATCATCCACACCACTTGTGGAGGTTCCATCACACTTCAGAACAATTCTATTTACTATCGTGACTTGATAATTCTTGGATGTGTTGGCTAcattcttcttttccttttcttccgaatttatatctttaatagaTTTCTTCGAGTTCCCCTCCTCATGCATCATTATGCTTCTTTTGTGTTTCTCATGGGACTTAATAGGGGCTAACATCTAGAATCTATTACTCTTATGAGTGTTTACCCCCGGATTTTGTATCTCAACACTTTTACCTTTGGCCTTCTTATCATATCCTTTTGCCACTTGCATCATGTTATCTTTCCCATATTGTTTCTTAGACACTACCATACCAGCCCTATCCTTCAGAACTTTTCGAGATGTAGAGCTGTCTTCAAGCTTAGAAGCAAAAGCACAATTGGCAGTAGAATGTCCAAAGCATTGGCAACCATTGCATTTTAAAGGTTTCCAACCATACTCTACATTTATCACCATGCTTTCACCATTCGAAAGAGTTAAACTAATGGAATCTGGGCATTCCGCATCCACTTTGATCTTAATGCATATCCTTGCAAAGTCCAGCCTTGTCCCTCCTTCAGTGATAGAATCCGCATAAAAAGAGGTTCCAATAGCACTAGCTATGTAGCTAAGACCTTTTGGAGTCCAAAACTCAAGAGGAATGTCATACATTCTAACCCAAatagccaccttctttacatcattAATCAGCATGGGGAGGTTTGTAGTGCATTTCCTAACAAGAAAAGGTTGTCCTCCAATGGTTAATTGTCCCTCTTCCACCGCTCTAGAAACTCCATCCATATCTTGGAATTTAAGAATGAACACTCCTTGGCCGGAAGTCATAACCTCAGTAAGGCCATAAGTAGCCATATTTTCTCTAGAGTTCTCTTAACATCCAAGAATGGCGGTCTTTTGCCAAGAAAAAAGCCTACCGCACATGTTCTCCATTTTATTGCACCTTCTTCCACAATTTCTTGAGGAGGACCAACACACACATGCCCCTTAGCATCTCTACCATTAGGTTTAAAATATTCCAACTTAGTACATGATTTCTTTGGGGAGAAAAGGGAGGTTCAAGGAGACTTCTTTACCCCTTCTCCAGCGGAAACCGAAGAACCAGCAACAAGAGGATTAGCTTCAGTAGCCTTTTCCAAGTCAGAATAAGACATACTAAAACGGTATAAGGATGTTTAAGGAAAAATAGAggaaagaagcaaaagatgaaTTTTGACTTACTAAAACTATGTTATCAGCCTGCAAAAGCAGTGCACACCAAGGCACAACAGacaaaaaattaccaaaaaaaggAAAGGTGATTCTGCCACGGAAAAGAAGAATACAACAAGCACCAAAGAGGGATGAGCGCCAAACACTAGAAACAAcactaaatttgaatttcaagtgaGAGGAAACTTCAACAACACCACAACAAAGAAGACACCACGGAGAAGTGAAGGAAAGACTCAGAAACTGAAAACAAGATAATCGGAACTGGAAAGAGTTTGAAACTGGGAATGCCTTACATGAGTAAAACACTAGAAACAACACCTTCAATAAAAACAGATTGAGACTCTAACACAAACGCcattgataaagaaaataagCTTTAAGCAACAACTAGAAAAGATGGAGGAGCCGATGACCAAGGGTCACCAGACCAAAGGATGGTAATTGAAGGTTACCAATCCAGCCGAGAATGAAAGAAAGGAAACTACAAGGAAAAGGAAGAGGGGAATGAGttttttttagagagaagggaggcATAATTTTTAGAGAGAAGTGGACTTTTTGGCTTTTGAAATTAatcattcaacactctcgaaccaagcatatagaaattagatatcattttattcgagatcatgttcaaaagggtgatatttgttTTGGCTTTatatccaccgaaaatcaacttgcggatatttttacaaaaactcTTGGGGAAGAacatttttgcaaaattagaggtgagcttgggatcatggaatcaccatattagcatttgcacttacatatcattgtggttatggtgctttggttgaattgaaaatgtcaatatatgctttatgcttcattttaatgtttgatcatatttggtgtttctttttgtatcaattattattgcattgattttaatatgtttgatttaaattttcatcatgTGTTTTGCATCGAATTACATTGCATTTCATGCATGATTGAATCAATAGTGCATAGTTGAATCATTTGGACTcatttatgttcaaattgagaacacaaaatgcataaaataagTTGACCAGAATTTTGCAAATTCGGCTGCTAAATTGCAAAATCCGATCGACCGAATTGGCTGAATTCCAACGTGAAAAGGCAATTTTCTTTCGTTCTTTTCTCACAAAAACTCCAGTCCTCTTCCGTTTTCTCTCAACCATTTTGCTCCACTCTTGCTTAATCcactttaaactcaaaatttttgtatcaaattaattccCCACATCATTTCTACTTGTTCTAAGCCCAAATAACCTTCCAAAACGTCACATTTTACCCAAAATTACCCCAAATctcattaaaccctaaaccctaggttttttaaatttcatccaaaatccccaaattttgttgagtttttcatcaaattgataaCAAAATCATCACTCCCAGCATCATTCTTCCAAGTTCCAAGCATCAATTTCTACATTTTAGCTTTCCATCAAAAAACCCCAAATTCCATACCCATTTTTGGATTTGTTTCCAAAAATACCCCCTCTGGTCAACCGTTTTTACTTTCGAATATACCACTGTCATCCTCTCATCCTCTCCAATTGTGGTGTGCAGTTAGTTTTCTAATTCGGGTTCGTTTGTgtgaaattatgattttggcCTTGTACGTACATTTGACGTAGCATTCCATTTCGTCCTATTTCATCGTGTTTTGTGTGGTATTTCCTTTCTTGctctttgttttatcttttaaaaattttcagcGTGTAATTTGTTAGCATAAGTAGTTAGATTTTGTGTAGTTATTGTGTATACCCTCATTATTTTGCAATCATGGTTAACACTCATCATAGTAGTGCTAGATGTTCCCCTAGGCCATCTAAAAATGTTAGGACTAGCTCTTTAGCACCTATTGATCAAGTCGAGCCTTCCGAGGCTCCCTTTGATGAGACTTATTTTCGTTCCGCCCAAGCTGTCGTGACTTTTGCTGAATGTTATAGTTGTCGTGGTTTGTGTAAAACTCGATGAGTCGATTTTAACTTGCTAGCACAATTCCACCTTAGGCCTCTTTTTGATAGATTCAGATGGACTCGTTTTGTCACCTTAGGTGGTTTTGTCTACCCTACCCTTGTTCGTGAATTTTATGCGAACATGGTGTTTGATCGGCTTCATAATGAAGCCACCTCTTTCGTCCGAGGCCATGATATTCATCTGTCCCTTGCCAGCTTTCGTGTCACCTTAGGTAATCCTGTTGTTCGTGGCCCTCTTATTCCCCCTTGAGGGTGGCATTTTACTGACCCATTATATCTTGATGCCCTTCAAGCTATTACAGGCAATCCTGATTGACGATTGATGCtttgatgttgtggatattttgatgagaatatatttgattgatgagattaatgttggacatattattatttgcatatattcagggggaggaaacttgattttttatggcgaactcttgcaaaatttttttaaagatcaaGTGTTTcctaacttcaaggaaatacattcattgatatattttataaaattccttgaagtgcatatgtgtttatcatcatcaaaaagggggagattgttgactcaatgagtcattatgttcttattttgatgataacaaactaatatgtccctaaacatattaactaatgattttacttgagtgtgagcttagattgcaagaatttatcgaaTGCACTTGAGcgagtttcaagatgaaaatgaaagacaaggctcaagtgaagaattcttgaagatttgaagtaaaactcaagtttaggtagacatgtttgtaatttaaagcattcgttttgattaaaatatttatttgcatggaatagctcacttgaaaactcattttcatatctttcacattttgggttaaaatgtcgtttttcaaacttattgggttaagccaattttttcaccaaagtttattaattcttttaaaatgataaagttttgtgaactatattttcatatcttaaagttggttttgaaagaattttcaaaaatgggttaaattgtcacttttcaaagttttaggggtcaaatagttttgaaaatttagggggtaaaatgcaataaaatttgatcgaccGAATTTTACCGATCAAATCAGCTTCTGAATTATCCAAAAGCTATGTATTTTGGCTAACAGaaattcggtcgatcgaattttggtttgaattttctaacaGCTAGTGCCatgtaagctccacggaagtgccatGTCACATTCGGTTGACTGAATTACATCCGATCGatcgaattgtgcattttttggaaaactaaaaTGGCTATTTTTTGTGCAGAAtagtaactttcctcattttcccctatataaactcaatcaaattcgtTTGAAAagtacttttgccaccaagaactttcacatatttgatagcaaattagttttgagctatttacttgcaaattctattctttaatcaaaacctttgctcatacactttgtaatttcatttgcattgggttgtattaagctttaactttcatatacactctttgagagagatcatatttcaatttcgtactaaaatttgtactataaaagagtgaagttcactcttggagagattagaaaatttttagtgagagaaattgagctttaacatttgtaaaggttaatagcaccttggaagctattttggttgtgaagaaaagtttggttgaGGTTTtcgtcaaccaaggattagtagaatactccaagggagaaagcttggaggagtggatgtaggccgggttgagccgaaccactatacatcacgtgtttgattttctcttcccttaaacttatactttatgttatgttatgttatgttattgttattgtattgattatttgaaatattttagttattctcataaattggattaaaaataggcaacattcattgatttgaataaattgctttaattcccaaatttggtaaagattgttttaaagttgcctaattcacccccctcttaggccattcgatcctacacaTTTGGCtctagccaccattgagaatgagggaaaagctccatgcaaatccaaagaacctttgccatctccaatttggcccaactttacttttgggtgcactctcattacttgcatccaaggccttaatgaaatggaagcttaaatgagtccaagaagccaactacaagcccactttgaagcccaagtagatgaggcagccatccatcacttaaattggagcccaagatgccatgaagtctatttagttgaattgcaactaaaagggaagcaagtaactttaattggtggacatagttccaccttttaaggaaaagttgttcccttttgttagtttcttcattaatgtggtatgaccatagtttaaatgaatggttaagcttaaatgaagggcaaagcttacatgtctaattaatgcccatttttgccaccacttcctcttgtatatgaaagtggttttttcacttgtaaaggtaGGCTCctttgatagtaaaaattctcaagcaaagctttgtagcttttctttgtttgcttgttcctttatccaattcatcttggaggaagaattggtggtggaagatcctaAGGTtagtggaactttcctttatgccttggataattttcttgttacccttgaaatccaatgTGTGAAGGTGTGATTGTgagttgtatgcctcggatactgtttaCAATGTATGTTTTTGCCATTTTTAGATTTTGCCAACAAACTTTGAGACACGTTTTGAAtaccttgttgattgagttgtgattgctatcatataagatgtgtgtggatagtagagtcattaacaatataaccatcaagtataggtatcccatccctagacttgatgacatgcttgatgagttatatggtgcttgtgtcttctccaaaattgatctaaggagtagctaccatcaaataaggatgaaagaaggagatgaatggaagaaaaccttcaagactaaaggaggcttatatgaatggttggttatgccctttggcatttcaaatgctccaagcactttcttgaggcttatgaatgaggtactcaaaccttacattggtgcatttgttgttgtttattttgatgacatattagtatatagcaaaactcttgatgatcatgtcttgcatttgagaagtgtttttgatgtgttgaggaaaaataagttatatgcaaaagaagagaagtgtgaattctttgtagaccaagttgtgttccttggatatgtagtttctaaggatgacattcaagtagatcaatccaaggtagacgccagtaaaacttggccccaaccaaagactctcacta
It encodes the following:
- the LOC123205587 gene encoding uncharacterized protein LOC123205587; this encodes MATYGLTEVMTSGQGVFILKFQDMDGVSRAVEEGQLTIGGQPFLVRKCTTNLPMLINDVKKVAIWVRMYDIPLEFWTPKGLSYIASAIGTSFYADSITEGGTRLDFARICIKIKVDAECPDSISLTLSNGESMVINVEYGWKPLKCNGCQCFGHSTANCAFASKLEDSSTSRKVLKDRAGMVVSKKQYGKDNMMQVAKGYDKKAKGKSVEIQNPGCDGTSTSGVDDTENEDSATIVPFGGKLKVDEMDLRKKDVDMKSMNLGKKLAKLKKANPSPPLSK